The DNA sequence TCCGCGGAACCCGCCAGCTTGCCTTTTTCATGCATGCGTGCCAGCAGCGCTGTCTGGCTGGAAACCGGGTAAATGCGTGGCAGACGAATCCCGCACGTCAGCAAATTCTTTTCTACATGCGTGATTACACCTTGCAGTTCTTCCTCGGACGCAGCCAAGTCAGCGGCATTGACGATGAAGAACATTTTGTCCATCTCAAACGTATCCTTTACACGCCCCATCTGCAGCAAGAACTCTCGGTCTGCCTGAGAAAATGCGTGGTTGTAGTACGTGACGAACAATACAGCATCTGCGTTTTTCATGTATTCAAATGCTACACCTGTATGACGCGCATTGATCGAGTCCGCCCCTGGGGTATCCACCAGTACGATTCCTTGTTCTGTCAGCGGGCACGAGTAGAACAGCTCGATGTACTCGGCGAAGCACGCTTTTTCTTCCTTGGCGACAAAGCCTTTAAACGCTTGCATGTCGACTAGCAGTTCCCCGTCGAGATGGGCAGCCATTTCCCCAAGGCCTTTGGTCACCGCTTTCAGAAAGGTGTAGTGTGGCTTGGCAGTCGGCGGAATCTGCGCCACGTCGATCTTATTCAGCTCAGTCAGGGCACCCTCCAGTCCGGATGCAGACAGACCGAACACCGCCAGGGAACGAAGGACGTCCTGTTCAATCGCGTCTCTGCTTTTCAACACAACTCGCACAGTTCCATGCGGATATTCTTCGGTCGGTGGCATGATTTTGTTGATCGCAGCCGTCGTCGGATTTGGGGAGACTGGTAAAACCATATCTCCCATCAAAGCGTTGGCAAACGAAGATTTCCCTGCGCTGAACGCCCCAAACAACGCTACTGTAAAGCGGTTCGCTTCGAGGCGATCTGCCCGATCTAACATCGCCTGCGCCTGGGCCTGCATCCCGGGTACAGAGACAATTTCTTCACTTGAGCGCCGCAGACGCTCCGCAGCTGCAAACAGCTTTTCTCTCAGTTGATTCATGCTTTTTGTTCTCCTTTTTGTTAGAAAAAACTTGGTTTGTCGCCAAGTCAAATAGCGAAAGCCTTCGTTTTTCTTATACTTTCACCCTTAATCGCGTCAGCGAAATTAAGCTTTCTGAAAGTGCAAAATCGCTTGTAGCTGTTCCCTTGTGACCTGTTCTGCAGCTGCCAGCTCAGCCAGCTTCTCGTGCACGCCAGCCAGCTCGCGCAACACAGTCAGTCGAGCTTGCTGCTCCTCGTTCTGTTCCTTGACTTGCTGATCTAAACGGGTAACGACTTGACTGATGAAGCCGAGCCCAGCACGGCGATATTCCAGCTTGATACCGTTGGAAATGTCTTTGCAATAGTTCAAGACGTACTCTTGAGATTGTGCTCCGTCCTTGATGTTGGCCGCGAGAAACTCCGGAGTAATCCCCACCGTCAACGCATGGACAGCAGCATGGTACTCTTCATCACGGATGTGATACTCCTGCGGCTGTTTTCCCATCAGTTCCTTAAAGTGAAAATCAAGATTACCCGCTACTTTTTCACGCAAGTCAGCCAGTAACGCTTCCTCCCGACGCGCACGCTCTTCCTCTGTCTTCTTCCCAGCGAACAAAAATCCGAGCTTGAATCCTGGCTTTCTACTTTCCAGATAGGCTCGCGCCGCTTCGTTCGTGCTGAAATAGGTCAGACGTGCGTTATCCAACAGCACGCTCAGCTCTTTTTCCATTTTCTTGCGAGCTTCTTC is a window from the Brevibacillus choshinensis genome containing:
- a CDS encoding dynamin family protein, giving the protein MNQLREKLFAAAERLRRSSEEIVSVPGMQAQAQAMLDRADRLEANRFTVALFGAFSAGKSSFANALMGDMVLPVSPNPTTAAINKIMPPTEEYPHGTVRVVLKSRDAIEQDVLRSLAVFGLSASGLEGALTELNKIDVAQIPPTAKPHYTFLKAVTKGLGEMAAHLDGELLVDMQAFKGFVAKEEKACFAEYIELFYSCPLTEQGIVLVDTPGADSINARHTGVAFEYMKNADAVLFVTYYNHAFSQADREFLLQMGRVKDTFEMDKMFFIVNAADLAASEEELQGVITHVEKNLLTCGIRLPRIYPVSSQTALLARMHEKGKLAGSAEKVYRQRTQTAEGAELMAAEEAFKLSGMANFEVEFLRFTIEELTQIAVNAAIGEIRRAHTTLTEFMLMATSGESERLARREAASEAQSAALAAVEALATASYERDLAKEREELLYYVKQRLFFRFNELYNFAFNPSVLKDDGRNLKQALQGCLTDLLRSISYDLAQELRATTLRLEKFINKQGVTLVGQWQREVQATAKGLTLAPFQPRQVETLAFAEELPVGAAAFQPALALFKNTKDFFEQDGKVKVRDELEKRMQEPVAAYVATGDDQLADQFSTLFADLSVIERARVKEQVNAYFTGLFAALDMNVDLDELQGKLDRVAAELE